In one Acanthochromis polyacanthus isolate Apoly-LR-REF ecotype Palm Island chromosome 20, KAUST_Apoly_ChrSc, whole genome shotgun sequence genomic region, the following are encoded:
- the LOC110952620 gene encoding N(6)-adenine-specific methyltransferase METTL4 isoform X2, whose translation MFDFQKRKRKHSELNQGEVDSQAFHEKVRSVILEGTRSLVDSVRSLGYLNEETDAVKEPLPSQECRLAALCEMAKELPLVDDEEQESCSQSLVAEDGCSSHADLFSRLTENRMDWAAVVTLMGEEYVIPPHTAFLLSDFIRIQPLVHYGRMFDLVVMDPPWENKSVKRSRRYSCLPSSQLKRLPVPLLASPNCLVVTWVTNRPSHLRFVRDELYPHWGVEVVAEWFWVKVTTSGQFVFPLDSPHKKPYEMLVLGRYRPSVDASTSPSETSEVPVEDQRLIVSVPSALHSQKPSLSEVLKPYVGAEAKCLELFARSLQPGWTSWGNEVLKFQHTSYFTLTPADDGADASKDKTTETDVQQT comes from the exons ATGTTTGACTTTCAGAAAAGGAAGCGAAAGCACAGCGAACTCAACCAGGGGGAAGTTGATTCACAGGCCTTCCATGAGAAG GTCAGGTCTGTTATTCTGGAAGGAACCAGGTCCTTGGTGGATTCTGTCCGATCTCTCGGATATCTGAACGAAGAGACGGACGCAGTGAAAGAGCCTCTTCCTTCCCAGGAGTGCCGCCTCGCTGCTCTTTGTGAAATGGCTAAAGAGCTTCCTCTAGTGGACGACGAGGAGCAGGAGAGCTGCTCTCAGTCACTTGTTGCTGAGGACGGCTGCTCATCACACGCCGACTTGTTCTCTCGGCTCACAGAGAACAGGATGGACTGGGCTGCAGTGGTCACTCTGATGGGAGAGGAATACGTGATACCACCTCACACAGCTTTCCTGCTTTCGGACTTCATAAGAATACAGCCACTAGTCCACT ATGGAAGGATGTTTGACCTGGTAGTAATGGATCCACCCTGGGAAAACAAGTCAGTGAAAAGAAGTCGCAG GTACAGTTGTTTGCCCTCATCCCAGCTGAAACGTCTCCCCGTGCCTTTGCTGGCGTCTCCGAACTGTTTAGTGGTCACCTGGGTGACAAACCGGCCGAGCCACCTGCGTTTTGTCCGTGATGAGCTGTATCCACACTGGGGGGTGGAAGTTGTGGCCGAATGGTTCTGGGTCAAG GTCACCACATCGGGGCAGTTTGTGTTTCCACTAGATTCGCCACACAAGAAGCCTTATGAAATGCTGGTGCTGGGCCGATATCGCCCTTCTGTCGATGCATCTACAAG CCCTTCAGAGACGTCAGAGGTTCCTGTGGAGGATCAGCGGTTGATTGTCAGCGTCCCATCAGCTCTGCACTCCCAGAAGCCCTCGCTGTCAG AGGTGTTGAAGCCGTATGTTGGAGCTGAAGCAAAGTGCTTGGAGCTGTTTGCCCGAAGTCTTCAACCCGGATGGACCAGCTGGGGCAACGAAGTGCTCAAATTTCAACACACAAGCTATTTTACTTTGACACCTGCAGATGATGGAGCGGATGCTTCCAAAGACAAGACCACAGAGACAGATGTCCAGCAGACCTGA
- the LOC110952620 gene encoding N(6)-adenine-specific methyltransferase METTL4 isoform X1, with the protein MSVLFHSNRGWFVDPRSLIDRGYSPCIRWRETQKSHVKCRFKRQCFQILKSYYNVSASAAVDGGNKEMLQKTEKPPKKRKRKHSELNQGEVDSQAFHEKVRSVILEGTRSLVDSVRSLGYLNEETDAVKEPLPSQECRLAALCEMAKELPLVDDEEQESCSQSLVAEDGCSSHADLFSRLTENRMDWAAVVTLMGEEYVIPPHTAFLLSDFIRIQPLVHYGRMFDLVVMDPPWENKSVKRSRRYSCLPSSQLKRLPVPLLASPNCLVVTWVTNRPSHLRFVRDELYPHWGVEVVAEWFWVKVTTSGQFVFPLDSPHKKPYEMLVLGRYRPSVDASTSPSETSEVPVEDQRLIVSVPSALHSQKPSLSEVLKPYVGAEAKCLELFARSLQPGWTSWGNEVLKFQHTSYFTLTPADDGADASKDKTTETDVQQT; encoded by the exons ATGTCTGTGTTGTTTCATAGCAACCGGGGCTGGTTTGTGGATCCACGATCACTCATTGATCGGGGATATTCGCCATGCATCCGATGGAGAGAGACTCAAAAGTCTCACGTCAAGTGTCGTTTCAAAAGGCagtgttttcagattttaaaaagctATTATAATGTGTCTGCCAGTGCTGCTGTGGATGGAGGAAACAAGGAAATGttgcagaaaacagagaaaccaCCAAAG AAAAGGAAGCGAAAGCACAGCGAACTCAACCAGGGGGAAGTTGATTCACAGGCCTTCCATGAGAAG GTCAGGTCTGTTATTCTGGAAGGAACCAGGTCCTTGGTGGATTCTGTCCGATCTCTCGGATATCTGAACGAAGAGACGGACGCAGTGAAAGAGCCTCTTCCTTCCCAGGAGTGCCGCCTCGCTGCTCTTTGTGAAATGGCTAAAGAGCTTCCTCTAGTGGACGACGAGGAGCAGGAGAGCTGCTCTCAGTCACTTGTTGCTGAGGACGGCTGCTCATCACACGCCGACTTGTTCTCTCGGCTCACAGAGAACAGGATGGACTGGGCTGCAGTGGTCACTCTGATGGGAGAGGAATACGTGATACCACCTCACACAGCTTTCCTGCTTTCGGACTTCATAAGAATACAGCCACTAGTCCACT ATGGAAGGATGTTTGACCTGGTAGTAATGGATCCACCCTGGGAAAACAAGTCAGTGAAAAGAAGTCGCAG GTACAGTTGTTTGCCCTCATCCCAGCTGAAACGTCTCCCCGTGCCTTTGCTGGCGTCTCCGAACTGTTTAGTGGTCACCTGGGTGACAAACCGGCCGAGCCACCTGCGTTTTGTCCGTGATGAGCTGTATCCACACTGGGGGGTGGAAGTTGTGGCCGAATGGTTCTGGGTCAAG GTCACCACATCGGGGCAGTTTGTGTTTCCACTAGATTCGCCACACAAGAAGCCTTATGAAATGCTGGTGCTGGGCCGATATCGCCCTTCTGTCGATGCATCTACAAG CCCTTCAGAGACGTCAGAGGTTCCTGTGGAGGATCAGCGGTTGATTGTCAGCGTCCCATCAGCTCTGCACTCCCAGAAGCCCTCGCTGTCAG AGGTGTTGAAGCCGTATGTTGGAGCTGAAGCAAAGTGCTTGGAGCTGTTTGCCCGAAGTCTTCAACCCGGATGGACCAGCTGGGGCAACGAAGTGCTCAAATTTCAACACACAAGCTATTTTACTTTGACACCTGCAGATGATGGAGCGGATGCTTCCAAAGACAAGACCACAGAGACAGATGTCCAGCAGACCTGA